tactaaaaatacagaaagttgcttcctgtcggtaaaatctaaaaaaaatcaagattttaaagacttttgcattcttattttttttttatattttgcaaactagtttgaagattttttcccctaactttctgctctaaaatttttttttctgtttttgaccacccctcccaagatctaatggtccgtcccttaaaGCATTTAAGTCAGCATTTTGTTAACCTGTAACAATATTTGTATATAGACTATTGCAATGAACTTCTTTCGAAGTTTCTCCGCAATGTGGATCGAGTCACGTGTTAATGGAATGGTTTGTTTTAGCACGGGTGACATGACGACTGTCAATCTGATTAAATcggatgtagagtacggcgacgtctacttatgcgtacgcggtatttaGAGAATACCGCATACGCgtaagtagacgtcgccgtactctacatctgattttaatcagattggacgACTGTGAACTAAAGCAAATACCATTACGAGATCATCATACCGTTAAAAGTCCAAAAATTATTCTCTTCAAAATCCACTCTTTCCCAACCAGTGTTTCCTTCCGTTGAGTTTATCCACGCATCAAGGATTCGTCGGTTGTTCACCTGTACTTGAACAGCGTCAGACGTCTGTGTACTCATGGCAACGGCGGTGAACACGGTGGCGCCCTCTACCACTTCACCTTGAGATACCAATAGCATATATTTGTTAGCTGTATTTTGCCAATAGAAATGACCATATTTGGCCAATATGTCCGCAATCATATGTTAAACATTCCTTTTCATCTCGCTGCATCAAACTATCATGAACAAAAGGAAATCTTAATTCTGTATTGAAATAGCGTACTTCTTCGAAAAAGGCTATGAGAGGATATTATAAATGCACAAGAGGAACTATTCTAATATAGAAATTCAGCTCTTGAACAGATTAACAAGCAATTAAAGGTCCTCTAAATAAGCTTCCTTTGAATTATAGAGTTTACCTGATTGAAGTTTCAGTTCCATCATCCTGCCTTGCATAATGAATGTATCGTTTGTTGTCATTACAAGATAAAACTCGCCATgaccattaaaggtatactccAAACCATCCAGGGTGATGAAATGTGGATCGCCGACACCGCCACCTGATATTTGCAAAAGAGTGTGATGGTAGATAGGGAAGCTATTGAGTAAAAttatgttattgtttttttgttgttgttgttgttgtttttgggggggggggtggtaaCTTGAAATTAGACCACTACATGCAGAACGAATTGTTGTCAGTTTCAAAGTGATCAGTCAAAACTTGTCACAATAATGGAATGTTGGTGATTCAATCAGCAGTAACGACATATTTCTATATAAAGCTAACCATTGACATCGCTTGTCGACATCTTTCCCACGTGAACACCATGACTTCCAGCTGCAAGGGCAAAATGACATCTCAAGTAATTCTCGAAAAACAAAGACGACATCCGAAGAGTTCCAAGAAGTTGTGGCAGTGATAAAATTGCTCAAGTTTTGGGTATTAAATTCCACATTCCAGTCGTTTCTGGTCTTCAAGAACTGCCATGTTCAACCAATGAAGTCAATCTTAGGGACGTGTTGAGAAAATCATCGTTCTAATTTTTCGATCTaagtaaatattttcttttcccAATAGAAGATAAAATTCAAAAGAGCCATGTTCATGTAAAGTTTGTAGCATTTGCATGTGTAGTTGTCAAGTAATGAATTGTaacaaggtcaaaggtcgcaCTGCAGGGGGGTCAAATGGCAAGTGTCACGCTTCGAAATCGATGCCATACCTGGCGCAGGTGGCTCATACTCTTTACAGTCATCCGATGGCCTGTTGTCATAGTACAGCTCACAGAGGTCACTAGAATAGTAACAACAGTGTTCCCATGGTAATATGTCTGTCAGATAATGTGATAAGTATGGTACTGTGCCCGGTGATTTGTACGGATAAATGCCATCGTGATGACGTCGATGAGAGGTTCCTCCGCTGTATTCCTGGGGGCCATCTATTAAATTTCCTTCGTTGTTATAGCAACATTGTTGACCTGAACCATACCCGCTGTCAATTGGATGGATGTAGGTAGAAAAAGATGTATAAATTTTCTTGATGTGAAGATCATAGCATTTGGCATGGGCGCATACATTCTTACAATACCTAGTTTAATATTACATCAGTACATACTGAAATATGTTGGTATGGACATTTGCTAAAGAAGTATATCATGAAACTACTAAGTCTAGCTTTAACAAAAGCTAATACAATTTCATTTTATGTTAAATATTAATTTGCAGTCTTGAAAGTGTTCGCCATGGTCTACACATAAGAATAAGTTCCACTTTATATTATGGATATTCGATTATATACATTAGTTTGGCCGAATCGACATACTTGTGAGTGAATAATCAACGGATTTGATTAATACCTTGGTTCATTAGCTCTAACACAGTGTAAGGCCAGAGTCCGTCTTTCGCAGTTGTCTTCATTCGACAATGCCTCGTTGCAGGTTGGGTGAGCTGTATACCTCCCGGTGTCCACCCTAGCTTGCTGCAGCGTGCAAGGGCAAGGTTCAAGGTCATCTAGGAAGGTTTTGTCACGCTCCTCTACAGTGAACGCCCAGTCTTTGCAAAGTCCTCTCGCATCGACGTTGAACTTCCACTTCAGTGAATGTACGTCGCTCCATAATGACTGCGGATGTCTAGAATTTGACGGAAATAGGGAGATGGTAAGAGTGGATCTCTTGGTACCAAGACTACACAACACATTCAAGCTATTATTCCGTTGTCAATATTTAATTGTaacataaaatttacacatgAATTTAGTTTGGTCACTAAATATATTGTTTCTCTTTGATGCGTTGAATAACTTCAAGCGGTTGTTCAAGTGTGCAAACCATTTGAACACAAATCATTCAACAGCTGCAGGTACAAAGATATAAAGATTTCAGCTACCACCACTAGCTACAACCACTTCCGACAAATGCTCCTGAAGAATATTAAAAATCAAAAGTGTAGATACTCATCCAAGCTTGATTCAGTTTCTGTGAGTCTGATGGCCCCAATGTGGTATCGAGGTTCATTGATCATCTGTCTGTCGAACGTTAAAGTTCCACTATTTTCTACCCTGTCCTTTATGGTTGAAGCCAGTTGCAAATCAACATCTCCAGTAACAGTGTTCTCCAAATAACCGTAGAGAGAAACCCTGAGAAGTTGACCTTCAATAGCGGAGGGGTCCCAGGTGATTGTGACGTCATCTGTCGCGTGCCAATTCAGCGCATCGACGCGTTCAATACGTTGACTTCGAACTTCTTCATTTACTGAATGAAGGATTATAGAAGAATTGTTTGAATGCATATCGTGGTGTCAACATTTTTCCGTAAGTCACCATGAGCATCCACCTCCATGTGCCCTCCACACACATTTTTAAGATCGTGGATGCCTTGTCAAGTGCCTTTATATATGTTTTGTAGACCGAAGATATTTGACTGTCTCCGATCAAATTTTAGTGCCTTTTGTCTTAAAACCAATCAGACGACGCGACCAATCCTCGCATATCTATCGCTCATGAATTTAGCAGAATAATTATATTACGAGCCTGTCAGGTTGAAATAATGATGCATGGTAATTCCAAACACACTATGATACCATACTATTCGGGGAGGGAGGTGGCGAGTGTCAGATTGTCTCCTCTTATTCATTGTACTATAAGACCGTAGCTTTTAATAATATACATTGATTTTACTTCGTCCTCTTCCGCTTAGTGCTGACGCAAAATGTGAAATGGAAGGTTTTAATGTGGATAATTACCTGTGTGCATGGCATTGACTAGAACTTACCAACGGTGAAAATTCCTCGATACTTATCAAAACTTTCGCCTCCGTCTGTTGAAAGACTGAATTCGAGCCTACCAATTTCATAAAAGATTGGCGTATTGCACCTTGCAGTCCATTCATTTTCCTTCGTTGCTCTGACAACGTTCTCTCCAAATTTACAGTATATGGCCGAATTTCCGAAGCACGGTCCCGAGACATAAATACGCTGTCCTCCCAGCATGTACCCGTAGCTGGGATAGACGCTAAGTACACCTGTTTGGGGAGTCAACAACATGGGTAAATATAAGGGCCAAGTCGCCATCTTAGACTTAGCCTTAGTTATCGTTGTTTTGAAAGCTGGCGTGCTGAGGAGTACAAAAAAATGAAGACGCGACGAGTGAAACATGAACGATCGAATCACCGTTCACGCTGCGCATTCTGCCGAAATACACGCACTAGGGGCAATATTTCGGcgtaaaatgttatcaaaagagATTGCAAAATCTTTGTACATGCGGAGATATACCATCTGTATGGATCTGTTGAGAGCAAAGCACAGGAGTTAAACAGAGATAACGAATCGGCCCAGAAAAATTGTAATCAGTGTCGGGTGCTTTTAGATGTAAATATGCGAtattatggaagaccggtcacgacatgcgacatgcgacctgcgacttcaaaactgcgacctgcgtcctgcgagtttgaaacatacgacctgcgacttcggcatttagaccaaggtgtaggcctaacctgcgacttcacaacagcgacctgcgtcctgcgtgtttgtcaaactgcgatatcagtcttgatttgttcgcaccattgctgtgaacacgagcctgaaaaacacgagggacaccattgcactatattaaaacagccggtttaccgcattctcgcgaccagagcattattttcgcaccgctggcctacgcaaaaatcggccagcgaaagaattcaaccagcgatagaagtgcatgaagctgtgacagtagagaattccacaaaggaagagcacaaatttattttccctcttacgaaaggcaaaccgatctgaaataatgcaatagcaatagggttttaaacgtctacatcagtgtttaatagtttctggaacttttctgcctacatgatctaaaatattatatacacacaaaaaataatatgtacatattatagtatgtacatattaggcttaaagactgaaaataggattgtaggagggtttaattatgtcctgttttacagttttaactcgcgttatctataaagaacttgagtcggtctctggctattcatggttagcaaatatgtttgcacttctgtcaatatcagtattattttaactgctttactttgcatatgttatttgtgtagacaaatgtagtccgaagttaaccagcaagaatatttttatttttccaattactgaacaaaagttggatcaattcgattttttgacgaaaagtaaaaatgaaattagacgaaaagatggcaacatccgatgatcaatcactagagaattggaacaaaactggaaatgttagaaaatgaacgacaataactgaaaattcgaatgtttgcaatgacactgacgcagttatgatacaggggggacaactgatgaattaaacagacagctagatggttataccacagtgaaatgaggataaataccagagatttctaaaaatcaaaaagtttgtcgataacataaggaaagaagcgaggtaaggcagacgaagaatatctaaaataatttgaaattataatataaacatataaatgcctatcacgtagcatattattttccatgcattaacacggactttcaacatttccgtcataaaattatctctccagatgaaaatgagtgaactggtgtgtacatgaattgagtttttccagacttggtgaacgatttaccaaagcgaaagcaatgcttattaattgatcgatgttgaacgttaaatctcctttccacgttttaccctttgagcgctgtaattttctcccaccaaaattttagtgcaaaattttaccaattgtatgatttttctgtaattttttgataattttggaccaaatcgacatcacatttcattggctacaggtttttcccaatttttttgcaaaaattggagaaaaattgacaggggtttattatataaaggggacaaaaatagactttggcgctcaaaggattaaagttcacgcaagacgcctccaatctaatactgaggaaaacaccatgaaacgttacgtgttgttgtcgcatgtcgcagttgtgaagtcgcaggtcgcagtttaacaaacacgcaggtcgctgttgtgaagtcgcagttacacgtaggtctaaatgccgaagtcgcaggtcgcatgtttcaaactcgcggacgcaggtcgcagttttgaagtcgcaggtcgcatgtcgcatgtcgtgaccggtcttccatacgatataatataatttgaaCGTTTTGAGAGGAAATTGCTTACTGTGTGCAACTGGCCTCCCGCCACGATGTGAAAATTCCACTCTGGCACCCAATAGTTTTCCACTCTCCCGACTCCAAAAGCAATAAAACTTCCCGCTTCCCGTCTCAAAACTTAAAAGGCTATTCACTATTCTATCTTTTTCACAAATTATGAGTTAATGAGTACAAATCGCCTGCCCTTCCGCaaagaaattgttttgaaaCGCCTTTTCCACAAAATAGCTTTGTCGGCGAAGCCTTTATCCAAAGTAACCTAGTGTCCATTCGATATTGATAGGCCTAgaggtcaacaacaacaataataacaactaTTCATTACAATGTTTGGTGTAGATTTAGCCATAACTAAGCCAGACATATAAAGCCATTTATGAGGTTTCAAACAAAGACGATATGTGTCAGGGTTAGTCACCTTTGTATCAGAATTTTGACAATGCGCTTACCCTCCGTATTGCATCCGCCATCTTCGATTTCTTTGTCGTCAATTTGAAACATGAATCTACCGATAACATCTACGTTACTCCACGTGTCGATGTTTACGATATCCGATGTCCTTGAACCATTGACCGTGTGGTAGGTGATCCCGTCACCGGCGTTGAAACCA
This DNA window, taken from Ptychodera flava strain L36383 chromosome 4, AS_Pfla_20210202, whole genome shotgun sequence, encodes the following:
- the LOC139131813 gene encoding sushi domain-containing protein 2-like, whose amino-acid sequence is MDDWTASSGNPDTGFGGTPAQVGFNAGDGITYHTVNGSRTSDIVNIDTWSNVDVIGRFMFQIDDKEIEDGGCNTEGVLSVYPSYGYMLGGQRIYVSGPCFGNSAIYCKFGENVVRATKENEWTARCNTPIFYEIGRLEFSLSTDGGESFDKYRGIFTVVNEEVRSQRIERVDALNWHATDDVTITWDPSAIEGQLLRVSLYGYLENTVTGDVDLQLASTIKDRVENSGTLTFDRQMINEPRYHIGAIRLTETESSLDEHPQSLWSDVHSLKWKFNVDARGLCKDWAFTVEERDKTFLDDLEPCPCTLQQARVDTGRYTAHPTCNEALSNEDNCERRTLALHCVRANEPSGYGSGQQCCYNNEGNLIDGPQEYSGGTSHRRHHDGIYPYKSPGTVPYLSHYLTDILPWEHCCYYSSDLCELYYDNRPSDDCKEYEPPAPGGGVGDPHFITLDGLEYTFNGHGEFYLVMTTNDTFIMQGRMMELKLQSGEVVEGATVFTAVAMSTQTSDAVQVQVNNRRILDAWINSTEGNTGWERVDFEENNFWTFNGVSVVKDYSGNSSVITIMFRDGVSVQVTATEGTLMMSYMLFGPPSLKGKSRGLMGTWNDDPDDDLLAADGEYLPQNSTLREIHYSFGMTWNVSKENSLFRYDSGESHETINDYTYEPDFEVSTNVTDDVVALCGENTQCIFDYQVTGSESVAKASKEAVVQYETFVEDTVKVVSCGFLPIPSNGSMTADKYTEGGNATFACNQGFNLIGSEQRVCLGNSSWSGTQPVCQAVDCSEPDPVSHGTPILACTTYNCTVDYTCEDGYDLQGDNNRTCQSNATWDGESPSCSKIGLTAWQLALAICSGVIAFAVITLLMLWMIQSFLAKKHEKYVKSKRRTTRDAERSIYINESFEIGHEWIKKPESKEPGAKSQNVYTSVYRQ